A genomic window from Xyrauchen texanus isolate HMW12.3.18 chromosome 15, RBS_HiC_50CHRs, whole genome shotgun sequence includes:
- the cenpw gene encoding centromere protein W yields MSKKAPRATLKLHMKKKSDVRIGKNADLMAQLNLLVFLHRLAEESRVKAFEEKTATIKVHHVSAVAKKLLKSTRG; encoded by the exons ATGTCAAAGAAAGCGCCAAGAgcaactttgaagctccacatgAAGAAGAAATCGGATGTACGTATAGGAAAAAACGCGGacttgatg GCCCAGCTGAATCTTCTAGTTTTCCTACATCGCCTGGCTGAGGAGTCCAGGGTCAAAGCCTTTGAGGAGAAAACAGCAACCATCAAAGTTCACCATGTCAGTGCTGTCGCCAAG AAACTGTTAAAGAGCACACGTGGATAA